A single genomic interval of Clostridia bacterium harbors:
- a CDS encoding ribose-phosphate pyrophosphokinase encodes MAKYKALKIFTGNAHRKLAEEIAEYLGVKVSQAEVNTFSDGEICVGINESVRGTDAFVIQPTCAPVNNNLMELLIMIDALRRASARRITAVIPYYGYARQDRKAKARDPITAKLIANLLTAAGARRILSIDFHAGQIQGFFDIPVDHLWGQPLIAEYFLNKGIDDFVVVSPDLGGVTRARGLAERLQASLAIIDKRRPCPNEAEVMNIIGSVQGKNVVMIDDIIDTAGTITLGAEALKKSGARDVYACCTHPVLSGPAIQRLENSIIKEVVVTDTLPLNTEKRIPKIKVLSTAPLLGEAIIRIHEDLSVSKLFS; translated from the coding sequence GTGGCTAAATATAAGGCACTAAAAATCTTTACCGGTAATGCTCATCGTAAATTAGCTGAAGAAATTGCGGAATATTTGGGAGTAAAGGTTAGTCAAGCTGAGGTGAATACTTTTAGTGATGGGGAAATTTGTGTAGGTATTAATGAAAGTGTGCGCGGTACCGATGCTTTTGTTATTCAGCCAACTTGTGCACCGGTAAATAATAATTTAATGGAACTCTTGATTATGATTGACGCTTTGCGCAGAGCTTCGGCTCGCCGCATCACTGCTGTCATCCCTTATTATGGTTATGCACGACAAGATCGTAAGGCCAAGGCTCGTGACCCTATTACGGCTAAACTTATTGCTAATTTATTAACTGCGGCTGGGGCAAGAAGGATTTTATCTATTGATTTTCATGCTGGACAAATTCAAGGTTTTTTTGATATTCCGGTAGATCATTTGTGGGGACAGCCTTTAATTGCCGAGTATTTCTTGAATAAAGGAATCGATGACTTTGTGGTAGTTTCGCCAGATTTAGGGGGAGTTACCCGGGCTAGAGGGTTAGCAGAGCGTTTGCAGGCATCTTTAGCTATTATAGATAAACGCCGTCCTTGTCCTAATGAAGCTGAAGTGATGAACATTATCGGTTCTGTGCAGGGGAAAAATGTGGTGATGATTGATGATATTATTGATACTGCTGGAACAATAACTTTAGGGGCAGAGGCCCTTAAGAAAAGTGGGGCTCGTGATGTCTATGCCTGCTGTACACATCCGGTTTTATCTGGACCGGCAATTCAACGCTTAGAAAATTCAATAATTAAGGAAGTAGTTGTTACTGATACTCTCCCTTTAAATACGGAAAAAAGAATTCCTAAAATTAAAGTTTTATCCACCGCTCCTTTGTTAGGTGAAGCTATAATTCGTATTCACGAAGACCTTTCGGTAAGCAAACTTTTTAGTTAG
- a CDS encoding aminoacyl-tRNA hydrolase, whose protein sequence is MKLIVGLGNPGRCYALTRHNLGFMVLDALAREEQIAIKHKQFTALCGQGLINQKKILLVKPQTYMNRSGEAVWELLNYYQEQIEDLIIVHDDLDLAWGNLRFKRSGGSGGHNGLKSITRMLNSDQYSRLKIGLGRPPAGWTSEAYVLAAFTSGEKKDLELIIQGAVQGLKVWCEKGLEEAMQKFNSFGLA, encoded by the coding sequence ATGAAGTTAATTGTTGGGTTGGGTAATCCCGGGCGGTGTTATGCTTTAACACGCCATAATCTTGGTTTTATGGTACTTGATGCTTTGGCCCGGGAAGAGCAAATAGCAATTAAGCATAAGCAATTTACGGCTTTGTGTGGTCAAGGTTTAATTAATCAGAAAAAAATTCTTTTGGTAAAACCTCAGACTTATATGAATCGAAGTGGTGAAGCGGTTTGGGAGCTTTTAAATTATTATCAAGAGCAAATAGAAGATTTAATTATCGTTCATGATGATTTGGATTTAGCTTGGGGAAATTTAAGATTTAAAAGAAGTGGTGGTAGTGGGGGTCATAATGGTTTAAAATCAATAACTAGAATGTTAAATTCTGATCAATATAGTCGATTAAAAATTGGTTTAGGGCGTCCTCCGGCAGGCTGGACATCGGAAGCTTATGTGCTTGCTGCTTTTACCTCAGGGGAAAAAAAAGATTTAGAATTAATTATTCAAGGGGCAGTACAAGGCTTAAAAGTTTGGTGTGAGAAAGGCTTGGAGGAGGCTATGCAAAAATTTAATTCTTTTGGTCTCGCATAA
- a CDS encoding anti-sigma-F factor Fin family protein, with the protein MHFIYFCKQCHNCVGEIKLTNWNETMLGFDLLTAAEKEEMLIMDLQKGQGIVKVICEACFQKELAQPFLFRETSSIGLH; encoded by the coding sequence ATGCATTTTATTTATTTTTGTAAACAATGTCATAATTGTGTAGGTGAAATAAAATTAACTAATTGGAATGAAACAATGTTGGGATTTGATCTACTGACAGCAGCCGAAAAAGAGGAAATGTTAATTATGGATTTACAAAAAGGTCAAGGTATAGTAAAAGTTATTTGTGAAGCTTGTTTTCAAAAAGAACTGGCTCAACCTTTTCTTTTTCGGGAAACAAGCTCAATTGGGCTGCATTAA
- the mfd gene encoding transcription-repair coupling factor translates to MAMILHYLKTSFEYKYLVEEVKKQKTNHFYGISGSQKSLWAALLVEIQQRPLLYLVESVVKGKEIFDDFVNLFSPAEVQFFPAWESLPFEVLAQSPETRYQRLKVLEGLLSGKTKVVVTTWEAFSKTLLPPDCFRQARRQLKVGQSVELDELIAYLDTLGYQHVERVEEGGQFSRRGGILDIFPPGLDDPYRLEFFDCEIESIRLFSPESQRSRQKVSEIILMPAGEFFILKEKKESAWANLEKEADVFLNKLKQKGCKEAFHNFTNKLKTARDFIEQGNFFHGSEQLLPYFIQEKYMLSDYFLQTPLLIFDEPHRQKQSCQVREKEMREIYLSLWEKGKVLPGQIDNYLGWRQMEQLWYQKNVYFFSLLPQKVATLPKVRSFGVVAKSTNLFLGKLHLLADTLKVLKAQKYLVVILVNSEERIRRLKQGLWDMGLETTISERDLVFQAGQIYLTTGYLTNGFELTDWKIVVFTEHELFYQPKKKAPRRMFQDGKRVTFLEDLQVGDYVVHLNHGIGRYLGIEKLAVADMERDYLVIKYRGDDKLYVPTTQVGLLQKYSYQEGLRPKLSKLGGSEWSKIKSRVKSSVRDLAQDLLKLYAARHAARGFPFAPDTPWQREFEDSFPYEETEDQLQCIAEIKKDMEKPRPMDRLLCGDVGYGKTEVALRAACKTVFNNKQTAVLVPTTILAEQHYSTFLERFKGLPVNINVLSRFRSPKEQREIVEDLKTGKIDIIIGTHRLLSSDIQFKDLGLLVVDEEQRFGVLHKEKIKQLKKTVDVLTLTATPIPRTLQMSMAGVRDMSIIETPPGERYPVQTFVVEYSPQLVQEALRRELGRGGQVYFVHNRVEDIETVATEVQNLVPEAKIGIAHGQMPEVLLENVMFDFYEGHYDVLVCTTIIESGLDIANVNTLIVNQADKLGLSQLYQLRGRVGRSNRVAYAYLTYQKDKVLSEVAEKRLSAIREFTELGSGLKIAMRDLEIRGAGNILGAEQSGQIAAVGFDLYCQLLEQAVREAKGEKEPPEKTVLVDLQVKAYIPQTYIADHGVKVNFYQRINAVKQEVELQQLAEELKDRFGPLPEAVLNLLQIAKIQLAASACKIEAIFQENKIIKIKWEPEHDLTGPALMQLVRRYRRKVSFNVAEGLELKINVGNLAASERLGFLEEIIAEISSLASAEQVLI, encoded by the coding sequence TTGGCCATGATATTGCATTATTTGAAAACTTCTTTTGAATACAAGTATTTAGTAGAAGAGGTAAAAAAACAAAAAACAAATCATTTTTACGGGATTAGTGGTTCACAAAAAAGTCTTTGGGCAGCACTTTTAGTGGAAATACAGCAGCGGCCTTTACTTTATCTTGTGGAATCTGTAGTTAAGGGAAAAGAGATTTTTGATGATTTCGTTAATTTATTTTCTCCTGCGGAAGTACAGTTTTTTCCGGCTTGGGAGTCACTTCCTTTTGAAGTTTTGGCCCAAAGCCCGGAGACACGGTACCAGCGTTTAAAAGTTTTAGAAGGATTATTATCTGGTAAAACCAAAGTGGTAGTTACTACTTGGGAAGCCTTTAGTAAAACACTGCTGCCTCCTGATTGCTTTCGTCAAGCTAGACGGCAATTAAAAGTTGGTCAATCAGTGGAATTGGATGAATTAATTGCTTATTTGGATACTTTGGGTTATCAGCATGTGGAAAGGGTAGAAGAAGGGGGGCAATTTTCACGCCGCGGTGGTATTCTAGATATTTTCCCGCCGGGCTTGGATGATCCCTATCGATTAGAATTTTTTGATTGTGAAATTGAATCTATTCGTTTATTTTCTCCGGAAAGTCAGCGATCAAGGCAAAAGGTATCGGAAATTATCCTGATGCCTGCTGGTGAGTTTTTTATCTTAAAAGAAAAAAAAGAGTCGGCTTGGGCTAACTTGGAAAAAGAAGCTGACGTCTTTTTAAATAAATTAAAACAGAAGGGCTGTAAAGAAGCCTTTCATAATTTTACAAATAAACTGAAAACCGCGCGAGATTTTATTGAGCAGGGAAATTTTTTCCACGGAAGTGAACAATTATTGCCCTATTTTATTCAAGAAAAATATATGTTGTCAGACTATTTTTTGCAAACACCACTGTTAATTTTTGATGAACCCCATCGTCAAAAACAAAGTTGTCAGGTGCGTGAAAAGGAAATGCGAGAAATCTATTTATCACTTTGGGAAAAGGGAAAAGTATTACCAGGACAAATTGATAATTATTTGGGATGGCGGCAAATGGAGCAATTATGGTACCAAAAAAATGTTTACTTTTTTTCATTACTACCGCAAAAAGTAGCTACTTTGCCGAAAGTTCGGTCATTTGGAGTAGTGGCTAAATCAACTAATTTATTTTTAGGTAAATTGCATTTACTAGCCGATACTTTGAAGGTCTTAAAAGCACAAAAATATTTAGTTGTGATTTTGGTAAATTCTGAGGAAAGAATAAGACGCCTTAAGCAGGGTCTTTGGGATATGGGTTTGGAGACAACTATTAGTGAAAGGGATTTAGTTTTTCAGGCTGGTCAAATTTATTTAACAACAGGTTATTTAACTAATGGATTTGAATTAACTGATTGGAAAATAGTCGTCTTCACAGAGCATGAATTGTTTTATCAGCCCAAAAAGAAAGCTCCGCGGCGAATGTTTCAAGATGGTAAGCGAGTTACCTTTTTAGAGGATTTACAAGTAGGTGATTATGTAGTTCATTTAAATCATGGTATTGGTCGTTATTTAGGTATTGAAAAATTAGCTGTTGCTGATATGGAAAGAGATTATTTAGTGATTAAATACCGGGGAGATGACAAATTATATGTACCGACTACTCAGGTAGGACTTTTGCAAAAGTATTCTTATCAAGAGGGACTGCGGCCCAAATTGTCTAAATTGGGTGGTAGTGAATGGAGTAAAATTAAAAGCAGAGTAAAAAGCAGTGTTCGGGATTTGGCCCAAGATTTGTTAAAATTATATGCGGCTAGACATGCGGCACGCGGTTTTCCCTTTGCCCCGGATACTCCCTGGCAAAGGGAATTTGAAGATTCTTTTCCATATGAAGAAACTGAAGATCAGCTGCAGTGTATTGCGGAAATAAAAAAGGATATGGAAAAACCGCGTCCCATGGATCGTTTGTTATGTGGTGATGTAGGTTATGGTAAAACTGAAGTGGCCTTAAGAGCTGCCTGTAAAACAGTTTTTAATAATAAGCAGACTGCAGTTTTAGTTCCCACTACTATTTTAGCTGAACAGCATTACAGTACTTTTTTGGAAAGATTTAAAGGTTTACCGGTAAATATTAATGTTTTGAGTCGTTTTCGCTCTCCTAAAGAACAGCGGGAAATTGTGGAGGATTTAAAAACAGGTAAAATTGATATTATTATTGGTACCCATCGTTTGCTTTCCTCAGATATTCAGTTTAAAGATTTAGGACTTTTGGTAGTTGATGAGGAACAGCGTTTTGGTGTTTTGCATAAGGAAAAAATAAAACAATTGAAAAAAACGGTAGATGTGTTGACTCTTACTGCAACACCTATTCCGCGTACATTACAAATGTCTATGGCCGGGGTTAGGGATATGAGTATCATTGAGACCCCCCCTGGGGAAAGGTATCCTGTACAAACCTTTGTAGTGGAATATAGTCCACAATTAGTACAAGAGGCATTAAGAAGGGAGTTAGGACGCGGTGGGCAAGTTTATTTTGTTCATAATCGGGTCGAAGATATTGAAACTGTGGCCACCGAGGTACAAAATTTAGTCCCCGAGGCTAAAATAGGTATAGCTCACGGTCAAATGCCGGAAGTTTTATTGGAAAATGTTATGTTTGATTTTTATGAAGGACATTATGATGTTTTAGTTTGTACAACAATTATTGAATCTGGTTTGGATATTGCTAATGTAAATACATTAATTGTTAATCAGGCGGATAAATTGGGACTTTCACAACTTTATCAATTACGGGGCCGGGTGGGGCGTTCAAATCGTGTGGCCTATGCCTATTTAACTTATCAAAAAGATAAAGTCCTTTCAGAAGTAGCCGAAAAAAGATTAAGTGCGATTCGTGAATTTACGGAATTGGGTTCTGGTTTAAAAATTGCCATGCGTGATTTGGAAATTAGGGGAGCTGGTAATATTTTAGGTGCAGAGCAAAGTGGTCAAATAGCCGCAGTTGGCTTTGATTTATATTGTCAGCTGTTAGAGCAAGCTGTACGTGAAGCCAAGGGGGAAAAAGAGCCCCCGGAAAAAACGGTATTGGTTGATTTGCAGGTAAAAGCCTATATTCCCCAAACTTATATTGCTGATCATGGGGTTAAAGTTAATTTTTATCAGCGGATTAATGCTGTTAAACAAGAAGTTGAGTTACAGCAATTAGCTGAGGAATTAAAGGATCGTTTTGGTCCTTTGCCTGAAGCGGTTCTTAATTTATTACAGATTGCGAAAATTCAATTGGCTGCTTCGGCTTGTAAGATAGAAGCGATTTTTCAAGAAAATAAAATTATTAAAATTAAATGGGAGCCTGAACATGATTTAACCGGACCGGCTTTAATGCAGTTGGTGAGGCGTTATCGGCGTAAGGTCAGTTTTAACGTGGCTGAGGGTTTAGAGTTGAAGATTAATGTGGGTAATTTGGCTGCCTCAGAGCGGTTGGGCTTTTTGGAAGAAATTATTGCGGAAATATCTTCACTTGCTTCCGCGGAACAGGTTTTGATATAA